The nucleotide sequence GTCAAAGGAGGATCTATCATCAAACTAATAAAGCTTCAGTTTTGGGTTATTATATAAAAGGCACTTCCAAAAGCTTTGTATTtgttgattttttaatttatctatTACTCAGAACCATAGAAAAtacattttctttttgttttattgtcttccaattttatttgaaacttaATATCTGTCAATTTTTTACATAATGTAAGTACATATATTTATGATTAAtgttaatgaaaaatttttctcCCACATAAGTTTGTGTATATGTAATTTTTatctaatattatttttatatcccTTAAAATTGATGGTTATAGGATGGTGTTTTTACTATATTTGTTTGGTCAGATTTTTAAATTTGagcatttaaatttttatacattTCATTTGTTCCATGATTTTTAGGATTGCATGCCTGGGAAATAGCTAGTAAGTCTAATAAAAGAATAATAGGagaataaatatttgtttataataataataatatttgcttTTTATACATTTTAAAAGTATTATTTTCAGGCTTTAATAAAATTAGGTCTGTCTCTAGATGTAgtaatatatatacacatatgaTATACTTGTAAAATTCTTTTCTTTGCAGTCTGATATGGGTATTGGAGCCTGCTCTGCTTACAATAATATCTGTATCACTTCTTGTATTGGCCTTGGTTGATTATCTTGTATCACCTTTGACAGCCCTTTTGTGTAGTAGTTGGACAGGCCAAAAAGAgcgaaaattaaatgagatttgTCAAAATTTATCTGTAACACTTTTACAGTTACAAAATCTATGGAGATCAATGTTACAAATGCGAAACGATCGTCCTAACCttgtaagttaataaatttatatttagtgCTAGTATAACAATGATACATTAGATCGAATATTTAAGTTAGAAAATTCCTTTTAAATCGTATTCCTTTTATGTTCCAGTATTATGTAGGACTGATAGTTTGTCTCACTATTTGTATATGGGTTGGAAATACAATCAAcaatttacttttattttatattgcagGTAATAATTCTAaagtatattttaaataatactatatttattttttactattttattttattacgtaCATATAGtaaagttaattctgttatatggGAATGTTACAGTGAACGCTATTTTACTTATGCCAGGACTTAGACGTAAAGGACGCGCAATGTTATCCATATCGTTTGTTCGCGATTATGTGTCTCACGCTGAAAAGTCATAATCATAGTTTGTATGTATTCCCTTATCTTTCTTCTCTACAAGCGTTTTTGTCTGAGATtaattacttctttatttattaattaaaaactaaggaAGTATAGGCTttttgcatttaaaaaatataattataagatAAATCACGCCTTTCCTTAGTTTTATCATTTCATGTGATATCAAATATTACAAATCGTTTTCATTGTACTTTTGTACTTAAATATATTTCCATGTTTCTTCACTCAACGATTTTAATAAAgctatttcatattttatcgGTATATTTATTTGAGCtgaaaatttatacaaaaataacAGGATCCATACGGTTTACTTATGATACATTTTGATTGCTCAAAGTTGTTTTTGTTATATGTGTATAATGTTCAAAAACCGCGGGTTCATCAATTGAAACATGGTGGCGCTGGTAGCACAAATGGACATTATTCTAGCCGCTAGAATCTAGCGTTATCATACGTGCACCTTGACCAAACCAGTTTCGTCGTTCAAGATAAATTACGCGGAATGACTAGAAGCTTTTGATTAAGCTATGAATAGTCACGTATACAAATTTTCCGACAGTCATAAGTGGAAAGACTTTTTTTGTGTGTTAATACAATCGGATTACGttacatttttgtttaaatattatttaagttAATTACACATTGATGACGGTTATAAACAAACTTTACGTCAATTAAAACAAACTTCACATCgaactatttttaatttctaattaATAAGAATTACTCTGTTATTACAAAATAACATATTACATAGAAGTACAATGGATATAATGGTAAAGTTAAATGAACAGACAGTAGGCAGGGACAAAATTATCAGGTATGtgatttttatttactttttaaaaatttttgtatatattaaatatttagttTTTTCTTAATTAATTTTGGCTAATGTTAAGTTAAAGTTTTACAAGTTTGATAACATGATCTTCATTATTTTATGTAGTAGCCAATGAACATTATATTTTAATACATTAAATGCTATGTCAGCCCCTGGGAATTGACACTAAACTTTTTGTTTAGGCGATGTCAGTTCCCAGGGACTGACAGtattacatttaaaaaataatattttataattcataGAATATTAAAAACTATCTTACACTTTTTAAAcgaattttattgaaatagTGTAAATGAAAATTAAGTTTTCTGTTAATCTTTTGTTAGTGCACAGATACATTTTTGTATTAATAGCcaaaaagtaattttaaatagaaatagatAAGCagaaaatttttgtttaaaaattgataGTAATTAAatactattaatttttaaaataattgattGAATAATGGCTCTGTACTATAGGTACACAAGTCTAattgtttattaataatttacagATTGCTGCAGTATGGGAGTAGAGCATATTGGTATTATGCTCAGAATACTCGTATCACACAACATTCCGCAGAAATTCTGCGAAGTTTGGAATATACTTTTAGTTCCTTTAGAAAATGTACTTTCtcaataatatttcaaattttagaACAATTACCACTGTTGTTAactaaattttcattttattctagTATTACGTCTTGGAAGGTGTTTGGACAGTTTATATTCTGCTTTAAAACTGATGAACTATCCTGATGTAGGCATAAGGGTTACTTTGACATTATCAAGAATTGCTAATGCTCTATTTTTACTAGCAGATCATATAATTTGGATCGGTCGTGTAGGATTGTTGCGGGTTAACATTGAAAAGTGGAGCAAAATAGCTAATAAATATTGGTTAATGAATATTATTATGAATCTTACGAGAGATgttattgaaattattaaaattttggaaCGCGAAGGGAAAGATATATTATTGAAAATGCCAAAGTTTTCGTCTAATACGTGGGAACGATATGAAATGCTGTTTCATTTGCGAAACCACAAAGAAGTTGTAATGGATACAATTAAAAATGGATGTGATTTATTTATTCCATTGACTGCATTaggtttcacaaaattttctccTGGAACCATAGGTATATTTGGTGTTGTTTCTTCAATTGTAGGTCTTTATACATTGATTCATCCATTATATAAATTAACACCACCTTAAAACCTCTGTATATAATGTATATAATGTATAATATACACAGAACCTTTTAATTAATAGTAAAATAATGTATTATAAGTATTTTTATATGGGTCTTATGGTGTTTTATGCATTTATGACATATATATTATGTATTTTTTAACACATAATATAATGATAGTATTATGGTATTTAAGTAATTACATTGTAATTTAtctttagaaaattaaaaaaagaaaactttaCTTTTCTAAACATAGCATAAAGTATTTAATACATAAGAGCAGATAGTTATTTTATTCTAGTTGTATTGTTTATTTTCATAATAGTTTTTTTCAATCTCTTAGAATTAGGATGAAAACTGCTAGGATATGTTTATACAGAGTGAAGCACGAACTAGTCCCCACGATTTTTCAGCTCCTTTCGATGATctgaaaaaaatgtttcctatcgAAGTTAATCGGTATTTAACCGACTAGAAATTGTAGTTActtaaattcaaaaacaaattgattttcaataaaaaattaaggtcactgttatatttttaaatggaattagGTATTTCTAACTTCATAGTATTGTAGACGACGTCGAGACGAATTTAATGACCTGCTACACTATTGCCTTCAGATGACATTGACAGAAAAATTGCCGTGAATCGATTGCCACAATATCTGAAATTATTCGACAATAACACTAAGGCCTCGCATTTGAACTAAACAAATGAACGTAAACATTACGAATGGTTATTTATTCAACTTCAGAACTTAAcacaaaataaaaggaaaatttctacaaaatatgtagaaatgtaCAAAGAGGTTCTCTAATTGAAGCTACACATAAGACTTTATTACAAAGAATAGAACTTCGTGTTGCAGAAGGTGGAATGCAGTTCGAACCTTTaacttaattattaattacatgtACCTTTTCAACATGCGTGTTTTCAGTTTAGTTTAGTATaaacttttcttttatttcttttgTGTGTTAAATCCGGAAGTTTAATAAATGTTATGCTATTAATAAAGTATTCGTAATGTTTACGTTCATTTGTTTAGCCCAAATGCGAGGCCTCAGTGTTAGGTATCgccgaataatttcaaatattgtggCAATCGATTTAtggcaatttttctttcaatgtgATCTGAAGGTCATAGCGTAGCAGGTCATTGACTATCGAAAGGGACTGAAAAATCGTGGGGACTAGTTcgtgcctcaccctgtatatatttagcTACAAgttgtatatttttataaaaatatatttagttattaataaaatttaattttactttgcaatattaaatatcaaaatatgtataaaaatttGTTACGTCTAAtaatgcgaaaaattttaagcgCTGCTTTCCGTTAGTATGGGCGCAGATCCTTCTCCGATTAACAATTCATATTTATGAGAATAGTACATTAAGAAAATGCCCCATTTGGCACAAATCATAGACCAAATAGCCGATATGGCTGTGCTACCAGAAACTGGTTCAAGGGCTGAAACATTGAAAATATgctgatattttttttaattttttatacgaTATGTAACAAATAAGATATTTTGAATTAAAAATGGTAAACTGATATACTTACGAATCTTGTAGTAAAATGTGAGAAAGAGGTACCAAATTAGCGCAGTGATACCAGCAACGGCACTTATAAAGCCAACAATATTTAGATTTTTCAGTGTAACTTTAGTGTGCCATCTTTCTAAACTTTCATTTCTTTTGACCCAGTGTAAGTGAAAACAAACTGCAgctaaaatacctgtgccacgtgtaatgaaatattttacactTGAAACTCTTGCTAGATTCACAATATTCTAATTattatgtttttattattatgaaAATGCAAGTCATATTTAACAATAACAATAGAAgtatatacaattttttttaaattattatattgttTAACATATGTTCaagagtaaaaaaaaaacaattagtaTTTTTACAAATATCGAAAAGAATTGTGATTTTTGTCCCATACAAAGATATCTATAATagtataataaatacaaaattatttgtATATTCAAATAGTTATCTTACATATGGTAAGAGAATCAGATGACTTACAGGTAACGTTACGATGTTCGTACTTTCAGCAATTGTTACATTACTGTAATCGGTAAAACAAAATATTTACTGTTCAATAAGGAATGCTAACCTGATAAGATCGACCAAAATCCAACGTCATGATTTTTGTATATGACAAAAAAGACGATACACGCTGATACACCCACAATCACACCAATCCCACTTAATATCAAATGTGTTACAATGTTCCGCGACATTTTCGAATGTTCGTCTTTATTATAAAGTTAATAAGCCGGTTGAACCGTGTCACAAGGAAATCCGTTTCTGAACGGAATGGTGGCATATTAAAAATTACGTCGCGGAAGACAACGATGATGATTAAAATAACTGTTTGCGAGAATTCGAAGTTATCTGAAATACATAAAACAATCACACGTGATGTTACAAAATGTACAAAATATGCAGTCGATAATTACGAACAGATTTTTCTTGTAACTATAAGTAAAATTGGGTTTTACgtttttcaattaaattaatataaactCATAATGATAAAGCGTTATCGTCTTGTAAACCGTAAGATTACATACATATTTATTAATCTACTGTATGTATTCGTCGCTGGATAAAACTTgtgcaataaaattaaaaattgttcaatTATTGCAATTCTTCGCAATATCGACGCGCCATCTGTCGAAACAACGACGAAGTTTTTTCCAATTTTCTGCGATGCAGTGACAAGAATACTTATATTACTgtttatttgttttaaatatattattgtgAATAATGTTGTCATCGCTATGTTTACGCCAGCATAGTTTATTCTGTGTCTCTATGCCACGTTCGCTTTCTTTCAAACGGATTTTGTTTCAAGTTTCTGACTACCGGAGTGAAATCGAGTTGGGATAACGTAAGACTTACGTTTTTATGTTTCTAAGGCGTTTATGTAATGTGCGTTTAATACGTAGAATCGCGCGGGCGATAACGATACCACGGGTAGTGGTTTTAATTGCTACGCGTTATgttgtttaaaaaattcgtgCGAAAGTACAACAGTATCTTTTGCGCGTTGTAAATTCTTTTTTGTCGCAACCTATtacgaaaagaatttttattttaattcaaggtATAATGGCGTATAATAAAATGTAAGGTATAACGAAAACAATGCGTATCGTTaatgtaaattaaatattactGAATTATGCATAAACgataatgtatttaaattattcaatTATCATTTTGGACAGCACACGGATCGTTTTTCTTAACCTTTGTTTCCGCTGTTTCTGTTTCTTCGGAAGTTGTTGTCAGTTTTTTGTCGCGTTCTTGTAACATTACTGTTGCTCCTGTACGGCCGAAAGTATCTTGGTACATCGAAAGACTTCCGTGCAATAGTTTCGGTCTTATGTATCCAAATACTGAATACGTTTCATACAATAATGTTTACATTagtaaaatatcaaaataaatattattttgtttttataatCAGAATGATATGAGACATAACGAATTAATTAGGTTATTTGGTGAATTAGAGCAATACGTATTCATGTTCCTTTGGGCGCAGATTCATATATGCATAGTAGAAAAACGTTGTACATAGGGTGTACCATTTGAATCATCCCGCAATAAAATATCTTTGAAAATACGAAAGgtacaaaaatatatttcagaTAAAGTACAGGATATCGAGGAAAATAGATAatatgaaatttaaaatttcacGCCACCTCTTTCTActtgttgaataaaaaaaatttcgttaTCTGAATTTGAATCGTTTCAAGCGATTTCTTGATTCATAGATAAATGTTTCTTCAATAATTTTAGTACTTCCACTTTTACTTATAATTTCTAGGGTTAGGTTAGATTTTCCATCTTTGAAatcttcaatttttaaattttcacgaACGCTTTCGAAAATGATCCTCTGCActtttaattatacagggtgttcggtcaaccctgggaaaaattttaatgggagattctagagatcaaaataagacgaaaatcaagaatactaatttgttgatggagttaatacttcgttaaaaagttattaacgtttaaagttccgttcgtattgaatttttttctcaaaaatgcgcaggatttcgggggtatgtctattgatcaaaaatgattgtaattgacccccataaccgaaaataattttttcagaattaattaaaaattgtttttttcgtcaaaaaatttaggcacctaccccctgtcgatttttcttaaaaattcctttctcatttttagtaatattgtttgacgctctacagaaaagttgtctaatacttttttgtaggtacccatgagctctacttcagaaaaaagtttcattgaaatgtattcacaattggaggagttatggctctttgttaattggactatttttatgaggtttttctcattttgcggggtcaaggaccaacttttcgaatatttttgcgattcgtacatattttccatcaaaatacgcgtagtttgcttttttaaacattaaaatcgtccaatccgttcagaagttatgacgttttaaagattcgcatgaaaattcaggtacacatttctggtcagaaattatattttcggtaaggaatttttttctcgaaaatggttaggatttcgagggtatgtctattgatcaaaaatgattgtaattgactcccacaaccgtaaataattttttcagaacgatttgaaattttttaattttgtcgaaaaatttcacacctcgaatttttttttagaaagtgggtaggatttcgggggtatgtctattcacaaaaaatgattgtaattgaccctcgcaagtaaaaataattttttcagaatgattcgaaattttttaatttaattttttaataagttttcaatGAAGCCTCaaccaagaaattggtattcttgattttcgttttattttgacttctacagtctcccattaaaatttttctcaggggtagccgaacactctgtatatgtatTATGGTGTTTGGTTATTTGGTTTCATGATATCGCTAATTTCTTAGCACTTTAATTTACTAATAATTTTAGTCCTGACTATAGTATCATAATGTCACCAACTTCCAAAAATCTGTCACATAAAAATGAATGCCATCATCTGTGGTCTAGTACAATAGTAGATATGTTTGGAATCATGGTATCACATACTTGTACTTCTCAGtgttataatttattactacTAAAATTATACCGTAATGTTAAtggttttccaatatttttctgCATAATATTTTCAATACTCATTATTTGGTATTATGATACTACCGATTTTACATAAGTTGACATTACTTCAAGCTAAGGCTTACTTCGTTTTGTCGTTACGAGAGGAGCGAGAATTTTTTCTTCGTGAGGATCGTGATATAGGTCTTGAATGTACGTTAGTAATTCACTTTCGAAGTCTTTTCCTGTAGTTTCCGCTTCTGACTTGTCCTTTTCTGTTTGCTTTTTACCGAGTGGAGCCCCTATATTTTGAAGAAAACAGTTAACATTGTATAGTAATAGGGAGTTCCACTTAAACCAAACCACCTAAACATCTTCTCCAATCATGGTAGCgcaagaaagattttatatgcaaataaaatttttttttcatacagggtgtttggccacttcTGGGtcgatcaatttgttgattggggcttcgttaaaaagttattaacgtttaaagtttcgcctatattagtggttctcactcagcatgaggaaCTTTACTTAACGtcatatcgacagccttacagttttctaagtgagaaccactagcagctgTTCACAGATTGTCGTTCTAaaattggaactttaaacgttaataactttttaacgaagcttcaaccaacaaattgctattcttgatttttgtcttattttagtctccagaatctccccttaaaatttttcccaagggtggccgaacaccctgtatagtgctgATATTTAATTTACAATCTAATATCGTTACTATACTAATCAGTATGTCGGAATACAGACCGTCAAATAATCAATTTCGTAGTACATCTcgtttaaagaaaaattataaaaaagaaatttaaaagttCGTTATCGTTTGACATGATGTTTTAGAGCCGAGCATAATATTGTCGGTCTTGGTACGAGCCGATGGTTGGAGGCGCTTTGGGAACCAGGAGTCCGATTGTACCCCTTACCAAACAACCTCGGTATGCTCAATGTAACTGGCGATGGAGATGCCAGGTTCATCTGTGCCGATTTGGGAGCACTCGGTGCCAACACGACGAAGGTAACAAAGTCTTGTTACCTTAAAGACCAATCCATTAAATTATCAAACCACTTAAAACTGCTTGAATCCGTTTTTAAACAGGATTGCCATGAAAAGATTTTGAATGTTAATTAGGAGGGAGTAAATACGTTTTAAGAGTcgcttgaaatattaaaaatattaaaaatgtactAGAAGTGAAATGTTTACTTTATTTGGTCATTGTTATATTCTGGAATAGAAGAATTTCCGTTCTTCGATTTATCATAGACTCGAAGAACATCGTTTTAAATTGTATTTTCTCCGCCGAATAACTAACATTTTGAAAGCAATCTTTTGAAGTTAAATGCACGCCTTAAATTACAAATAATGCGGTGttcatataatttataaaagttGATAAATTAGATAAAGGGAAAGTCGGAAAGAATAGTAGCGATGAACGTATCGTTAATCGTAAGaggatcaaaacaattaaaaaaactTTCACGACTGAGCGTGCAAATGATAATcgcttaatatacagggtgttcggccacccgtgggaaaaatttgaatgggagattctagaggccaaaataaggcgaaagtcaagaatatcaatttgttgattgaggcttcgttaaaaagttattaacgtttatagttgcGCCTGCAAATAGGCAACCTGCATAGAGCtgcgtgcgcgtgatagtggttctcattcagtatgacaaactctacttactgacgtatcgacagtcttacagttttgtgaatgaGAATCACTAGCAGCTGTTCGTAGATCGTCGTTCTAcaattggaactttaaacgttaataactttttaacgaagcctcaaccaaTAAATTgctatttttgatttttgtcttattttggcctctagaatctctcattaaaatttttcccaggggtagtcagacaccctgtataaatgcaTATCTTTTTTGTTTCATCCTGTAGCTGATGTCAAAATACGTTCAGATATGTATTAGAAAACATGATTTCTGAGTGCGACTCACAGTGATTCTTGTAGCTGACTTGATAAACAGATCGCTGGTAGTCAAGAACGTGTTTGTAAACTAATTGTTCCGCGGCCTCGTCGAGTTTAGTTGGTATCGATGCCACGCGAGGATCAATTTCTCCTTCTTCTATGCGCTCAGCGAAATAATCTCTTGGAACAAAACTAAAAGAAGCGTGGCTTTAACATTACCTTGCACAGGCcataattcagatttaatttcgTTAATCGTAGTGTATTTTtggaaattattttatatttcatcCCTGGAATACTATGATGAGGACTACATCCCCCATttacatttattataaaatgcgtTTATATATGCATTTATTGTCAATAGATCGTCAAGTAGAAAACTGTGTGATTTATTCAATACTAAGTTGTTAATAATTTCATAGTAATAAAACTAATCTTTCCAATTATTTGGTGCTGACTTTTAACGAAATTATGTGTAGCTGTTTTATCGCAGGGTTAATATTATCTATTACTTAATTTACCTTTCTACTGgcgttaattttcttttaatataaTTACGGCTGTATTCTGTGCCGAACAATCGGCAAGAATTCGTCATTTTTCAGTATTTATTACCATCGttgaagaaaaatataaaaaataaaatatcgtgATTCGCACGCGCAATTTTGatggttttaatttaattggttataaaaataataaataaaagatgGCGTATATGTCATTAACGATACATGtacgtcttttttttttaaacatggtACATTGTTCTCGTTATAACGTTTCTATGCAGCGGCAACTAAGGCAATTTACTTTTTTTAAGCGATAAAACTTTCCAGTATTCGTcgtgtaattatttttatttcgatcgaATATGTTTTACAACGATAGATCgctttttaaaaattgataccACACTCAACGAGCGCGATATTTTACACCGAATTCGAATTCACAATTTACAGTCGCCGAATCTTCTTCTTGACGAAGGCAACGGTTCCAGATACTGTTGTCGATTTTTCATGTTACTTAAACCCATCTTACTGATAGTGTCCATGTATTCCGATCGACCGGTAAAAGGTTCCTCCCACAAAGAGAAAGTTCCTGGAACTAAATACGTATTTCTACGTTATTGAAACCACGTTTTTAAATCCACAACTTTAGTAGCAACAAGAACGCTTAGACATTCGGTTCTTAGTGGTGTATATTGAAAACAGagtcaataaatatttatctacggtgcagttttttttttttctaaaaatattgtgttTTTTGTCCTTGCATCATTATTACACAAATAcagtaaacctcgattcgaagtTAAATCCGAATATGTATGTGTAAAATAATagctatataaaattaaaatttttcaaaataattaaatgTGTATTTTAAACACATTGATTGCTATAATGGTAATTTTATACACATACATGTATATACGTAGCTCGTTGAATTGTCGTGTTTTGGGTTACAACGTAGCATTTAAATAAAGATGTATTGATTTTGGAAAAACTTAAGGTCACTTTGTTGATATCTCAGAAAATATTAgatataacaaaattaaaatgcatTCATCCGATGAGTCCCTTCAAGTACAACAAAATTCATGTAAAAAGTTTTCTGGTACAacctatatatgtatgtataatgagttattttaaataatatttcttatTGACTCTGCATTCAAAAAATATTTGTGAATCACAGATGAAttaga is from Colletes latitarsis isolate SP2378_abdomen chromosome 4, iyColLati1, whole genome shotgun sequence and encodes:
- the LOC143341467 gene encoding uncharacterized protein LOC143341467 → MTNSCRLFGTEYSRNYIKRKLTPVESFVPRDYFAERIEEGEIDPRVASIPTKLDEAAEQLVYKHVLDYQRSVYQVSYKNHWAPLGKKQTEKDKSEAETTGKDFESELLTYIQDLYHDPHEEKILAPLVTTKRSILAAVCFHLHWVKRNESLERWHTKVTLKNLNIVGFISAVAGITALIWYLFLTFYYKIPLEPVSGSTAISAIWSMICAKWGIFLMYYSHKYELLIGEGSAPILTESSA
- the Arl6ip1 gene encoding ADP-ribosylation factor-like 6 interacting protein 1, which encodes MSDSAGIEREKHMKQLKRLMEWCREAILLLNSILLWERSWYPGLIVGITSTIFFLIWVLEPALLTIISVSLLVLALVDYLVSPLTALLCSSWTGQKERKLNEICQNLSVTLLQLQNLWRSMLQMRNDRPNLYYVGLIVCLTICIWVGNTINNLLLFYIAVNAILLMPGLRRKGRAMLSISFVRDYVSHAEKS
- the Pex11ab gene encoding peroxisomal biogenesis factor 11ab; translated protein: MDIMVKLNEQTVGRDKIIRLLQYGSRAYWYYAQNTRITQHSAEILRSLEYTFSSFRKLLRLGRCLDSLYSALKLMNYPDVGIRVTLTLSRIANALFLLADHIIWIGRVGLLRVNIEKWSKIANKYWLMNIIMNLTRDVIEIIKILEREGKDILLKMPKFSSNTWERYEMLFHLRNHKEVVMDTIKNGCDLFIPLTALGFTKFSPGTIGIFGVVSSIVGLYTLIHPLYKLTPP